The Triticum aestivum cultivar Chinese Spring chromosome 5A, IWGSC CS RefSeq v2.1, whole genome shotgun sequence genomic sequence ccggactgatagactatgaagatacaagattgaagactttgtctcgtgtccagatgggactctacttggcgtggaaggcaagctaggcaatacgtatatggatatatcctcctttgtaaccgaccttgtgtaaccctaaccctctccggtgtccatataaaccaaagggttttagtccgtaggacaacaatcacaatatacaatcataccgtaggctagcttctagggtttagcctctctgatctcgtggtagatctactcttataacacccatatcttcaatattaatcaagcaggacgtagggttttacctccatcaagcgggcccgaacctgggtaaaacttcgtgacccttgcctcctgttaccatccggcctagacgcacagttcgggaccccctacccgagatccaccggttttgacaccgacagtatgtGTGCAATCTTTCCATttttttgcatttgttctctttttatCGATGGCTAAGCTTATTTCTGTTTGACCCAGCTCTAGGATAATTAGAGGCACAAGATAGAAAAGAGCTAGAGAGGAAGAAACTTTGGTCGAACCATCATTTGATGCAGAATTTGAAACCATGGCTTACGAAGGTTTTGAATCTATAAGAGAGGAGGAAGTTATTTTGTCTGAAGTTCCTTTAAAGATTAGTGAGCCCACATATGACCGTCAATTGGTCATCACTTGCTCGATCAGTCAAATCTCAACAAAACTGCCACCACCAGAAGTGAAGATCAGAAGCAACAAGACAAAGCTTTCAAAAGCACAAAATATCCCAGCCAGGGAAACCAGAAGCAAGACGGTTAACCCATCCCGGAACACAAGCAGCAAGgcaaagatttgaatttgaacttgaatgcaaGTCATAAACTTTGAACTTTAAAGATTTGTAATAAGGATTCTGTCGTCAATTTGAAGTACTATGAAAACTTGTAAGGTGTAATAATTCTATATGTaaactttgaatttgaactacTGAGGGAAACGTTGAATTTtaggcaaactttgaatttgaaccaacacttCAGTCCATTCCCCTGTGGTGTGAGTTGCACAGTTTGCTGAACTATTATAAACGTTAGGTGATCAATCTAATCTCTTTTGCATCTACAAAACTTGTAGtcatgagaaatgtgctccaaatgagctcccaagctAGTGTAAACagccccatttgtaatcaagtttttttggacctactccaaATGAGCCAAATATTTTTATTAACACCAAATCAATCTATATAGCGTAGATTCGGAgaatcactatttattgaattaatctttctatttttacatttttttcaaaaaatatacTTTAATAGAAAAACCATCAAAAACACGTTTaccatatgaaaatggaaaactaaattcagatccttcttattcactttgaaatcaagctttggtggtttttttaaaattttcaaaaaccgaagggaaaccctacctcctctccttggtctctatgaaacgttgtacatgatagctcatataTGTGAaggtttttttcatgaaaatgtccatagacaaagtttatgatttttggttggtaacatgtcacacaagacaacattgtgcgcaggttttatattttttgattttttttaattaatggtgctcattttacCTCGATTGTGCTAGCTAGGTTTTTTTTCTAAATGTACgtataccaagtttagtatttttcctcgttagtgtgtcctataaaacgacgaacggcgaaggtttcatatttttttcattttttttaattatttatgctcagtcaaagcctttgaaaccccattgaccagctcaaaacccctctaaaccccgcggggtttcgcctaaccctagctccgatcgtcagccgtccgatcataccctagcgccaagcgacagccctcagatgtggtcttctagaagtaATTCTGAGGGCAGGCTGCGAgcaggctccgcgccgttggatcacatGGACAGCTCcacatcgttggatcgtggggcgatccgtgAGAGGCGATCCATGAGACTTGTTGGTTGTGCCTCCCCTTTCTGCGGGTACCCCCTTTATTCTGGTgctattattctgcagcgacgagaggagccactcctcctctgcttcttcttctccggcgactttGGGCGATATGTCGAGCTCCACTTCAGCCTCCTGCCCCTCGTGGACCCAGTATGGTCCACTTCCTATGGAGCGATGTCCTGACTACCCACGCAGCGCGCCACTAATAGGGTTGACTTCGAAGGAGTTCAAGAATGGCAACTATGGGCGCGagttcgtgaaatgcgagagcaagccagaggggtaggttagatctcatgatttttctctcatttcattttcgATTTGCTTTTAGTTCTTTTTCgatctgggatttagggttcattTTTTTGATTCAGATCATGTagaaatgcacacattttgaatggTTGGATGACTACGTTAAGCGGATTCAATTCAATGGGGCCCCAACCCGAGAGCTCAATCTACCGTCAGCAACAACGAATTTGGTCTCTGAAAGTGCTGCTCTGACAGTTGGGATGCAGATCTGAAGGGGGAAataaagaagatgaacaagaacttgaagcagatgattcaattgaacaagcaggcgaatctgatagctttaggattttatcccttttatttttgtgtagtttctctaggatttgcttacttgctggtcatcactcgttagagatgttattagtgtggtgtcatgtgctctaggatttggttaaatttgtggatcatgtgctctacgatttgcttaaatttgtggatcatgtgctctgtgctctgtgttgcttaatttgtggatcatgttctctatgctctgtgttgcttaatttgtggatcatgttaGTTTCGGGTACCCGCCAGTTTCTTCAGTTTTGTACACTTTCAGTTTCTTCAGTTTCATCAGACAACACTGACCGCAGAAGAAAAAAACATAGTTCTAGGGCCCAAATTGAAactaagctctggttgggccgtctcaTTGCGTTGAGTGTCGAAGGCCCATGCGCTGGCTATGTTTTTCCCTTGATTATTACAATGGTAAATCCATTTATTGCCATGCCGAACAAAAATAGTGCATGATGGTAAATCGATTTATTGTTGGACTTGCACATGTCAAATTtacttgtacatatcatggcaatttCCTTCTGTATATAGCCTACGGCACAACACTTCCATTTTTTCACATGCGGGTATTATAAACAAGTTTTTGTTGCAAGAAAAATATTGTATACacgattttttgtttttgttttttattaaGAACATGTCCGGACTTAATTATGTAGATCATGATATCCATCTGAAACTACGTCTAAAATAAAGTCCGGTGGCACCACTAGCCAGCATATCCATCTAGAAGCATGTCTACGCTCGGCTatggcaccatatccatctagagagcTTGTCTACGGCTTGGCTACGACACCATATCCATCGATCGATATCTCATGaagcaagcatacatccataacataaaaagtagcaaccatagcatacttattacataaaacatagggtaccctaaaccatagcatagtccacaaactattcaaaaattagcttgtttttgttcatacaatatacgaaatagggccaccaacaattcaaaaaaatagcttttcttcttcttttcaacatcaaaatggctcatttttctagctttagtttcctttttgacacttCAAGTACTCTATTATCCGCGCGTGCGAAAACTTGGCCCTACTCTAAATGGGCGAAAACTTGACCCTACTCTAAATGGGCGAAAACTTGTTGGTTTTCATTGAGGAATACTCAACCATTGATTGATTTAGCAGAAGGGCTCGTGtacggcaccatatccatctagcgaTTTATCTCAAgtaaaataagatagaaatagcaagcaaaaacATCGATAACCGACGACATATCAAATAGGGGTAGCAAGCATAACAAAGTTCTTAGGGGATAACACGACAGAGATTAAAAGTTCACGGTACAACCAACGACATAATTAAGATAGAAATATATAAAAGATAAAAGCCCTAACACCCTAGGGCAAGACAAGCTCATGATCGAGACCGGGAATTCACCACCATCTTCACCGCGCCTTCTCTTCACTGCTCCCTCTCCATGCCGTCCTGGCCGATGTAGTAGGGGAGGCTGTGCATACCATCGCGGGGTGGGGAAGATGTAGTCAaagtttgtgaagatgttgtgggttgtgaatgcgatgaattcgcatccacaccaaaacaccttgccgaggaggtagtacgcatcaaatctattggtgaaggtgacggtgagccctatcggcggagtcctggagtttggacgcacttcctccAGTCGAAACATCACCGGCGAGCCCACCGAGAGGTGGGCaaagcccgcacggaggaaccactcggcaaacccccttgcacccctccaacgtgagaacgcccacacgcggagCATCCTCTCCATGACGACGTTGGCCGGATACCGTCTCTCCGGCACTATCGGcgggagctcgaaggtggggccgttgtactgcatCCTCGCCTCGCTTTGAGAGTGCTCTTGGTTTGGGTGACGAAGAGAAGGGGAGGCGCAAATGGATGTGTGGAGAATAGGTGGAGGGGtggtggtttaaatagggaaaggggaagggaaggcGAGTGGCACCGGCCGCGCTTTGGATTTGCTACATTCAAACGAGCCGCGTTGATcgatatgccactttaattgccaacaggttttaattgccacgttgaatagatGCGAGTGGATCGAAAAGTGTGAAATAATGCTCCACATTGAGGAGACACGTGTGGGAGATGATACGAACCAGCGGTAGCAACCGTCCCTGCGTCCATGGCGGCTCGCGTGAAAATGAGGCCGGTCAGCGTCCGTGGCGGCTCCCGTGAAAAAGAGGCCAGTCAACGCATCATGGCAGCCGGCAGCGGCGCATGCAGGTAGGCTAGCTACGTGTATGCATGAAGGGTAGCTGGACATGTCGTGCATGCATAACAGGCTTCTGTCGTTGTGGCGCGTGCATGACCCAAGTCTAACCACGGCCCAACGGGCTAACCACGGCACTGTCCGCCGCGACCCCACTCATCAGGTCCAATGGGCGATACAGTCAGCGCGGCCCCACTCATCAGAGTTAACAgtcaaagcactgacccgacgGCCCTCCTGCggtgcgggggaaatctcccccttcggcgcaagacgcacctgcacgcgatcctcgccaggaagccgacgggtccggcggaggaactcaatgtggtcttcatgaacttcggagccgtcccaggtgccagagcgcactgggggaggcacggtggcggaggaagaactcattgCGAGCTATCGCCGCAGCtttcgccggagcttgggcgtgcagcggagcgaagaagagaagaggaaggaggagagcgaggagcagcaaggaggaagagaacaaggagtagtgggaaggaggggcgcgcatgcccccctattccccctacttatagcctcgtgggctgcgaagccgaggggaaggacgtggggatttactgcgcccacaaccccacgACCCGCACGATCCACGataaagttactgcacgcagtaactccacgggaatcccaaccgtccaccggggccgcagcgaatcggctcgggcgccgaggcgcggtagtggcgggccccgcctatgggcatgtcccgtcgcgcgcgtaggctggcaggacggcctagcCACGTGCCCTCGCGTGACAGGCCAAAAACGGgtggcggcctggaggcttagctagcacgccagtTAAATCCCGCTGCGACGTTCGAAATACTGAGCGAGTCAgaattgagtgagtccgagttgAGCAAGTCCAACTACTTCTAGTcagcccggcagaagtcaatcaaataccatgtgttgagcacccggaaagagaaactgctgaggcttctcggccgatcgtccgcggtgcctcaccagcttcgaggactactgtcggagtaatgggccacaggtaggccaagccaagtcccataacctttcaagacatcggggcaggctgcgcccctcaagaccccaggacgaagagccgcctcctgaggagtcgacggcaaggcggccgactgcccgctcacggccgagtcccagggacgacttccagagaagctggctttggggagtcggtctgtgactccaacaaaccccatggcCTCATCAAAGGGGacagggcaggggcgtggctacagcaaagcccacccccgcccctcaccaagggcaggcatggccacaacacACCGTACCccagaagatctccgtgcggcgtggcactgttgccatgccggccctgacatcagcaccgcagggccgaatcctgcacccacgacggtttgtctgtacggcctggaggccgcagggcccaccagtcagtgagaccttgggagacggcgggagaaccaccagtcggacccatcgggagtcggcccgggggagtcggccgagccctcccccagggcccacgcgccattaatcaagatgatatggggagtggcaacagtgatcgcccgccacgcggcggggctgttgccacgacctcatggtcaagcccgcgtcatcagaagtatggctacagtaatcagcagccgacaagacccgcccatggcggacacggcctgtcggctccgtacccggccagtcggcgggccccagcggtcagcagagaagacggaggccagagacactgacggctgggcccgtgcccagccggattaccattgtacccctggggggtaggcctatataaaccccctagggaacccatgcaaagggtgggaacccattagctctagaccagatcatatagaagggagagagctagccttgccctctcctaccaccagaaaacagctcaaggagcaaccgtgtaagcactttgccatagtgatcatgcggagaccccgcagagcagcagtaggggtattatctccccggagagccccgaagctgggtaagattcgccggcgtgcatgtcttcgcctcatcccgtttccaggcaccggcgacgttctactcgcccccatcatgataagccacccgttggcatatgtcgcaccaaacccccgacagcaCACATAAAATCATGCATGGAAACTATATTGTTGTCATTAGATGCACTGTTTTCATCCGAATTTTTTTCTGTTGGACTTATCTCATGATCAGTGTCAATTAATTCACCCCCATGATCAGGAGAAGTCAAAGGATCAGAGAGAAGCGAGATTTCTGCATGAAGAAGAGCGCCTGCATTGGGATGAAGTTGAGCAAACGGAAAAAGagtttcatcaaaaacaacatcacgaGAGATATAGACTCGTCCCGTGGAAACTTCAAGACACTTGTAGCCTTTGTGAAGATTACTATAGCCAATGAAAACACACTGAGTTGACCGAAACTCGAGTTTGTGACGATTGTATGGTCGAAGATTGGCATAACAAGCACACCCAAATATTTTTTGGGAGTTGTAATCTGGTTTTTGATGATACAGACGCTCTAGAGGAGTTGAATTACTAATGACTTTGCTAGGGAGACGATTGATAAGATATGTGGCAGCAATAAAAGCCTCATCCCAATATTTGAGAGGCATAGAAGCATGAGCAGGTGGAGATAACCCTACTTTGACAATGTGACGGTGTTTGCGCTCGGTAGAACCATTCTGTTGATGGGCATGAGGACAAGAGACATGATGTTCAATGCCTATACTTCGAAAGAAGGAGTTGAGTttctcatactcccctccccaatcACTTTGGACTGCAAGGATTTTTCTGTCAAATTGAcgttcaacaagattttggaaTTCTTGAAAGACAGCAAAAACTTCAGATTTGTGTTTAAGGAGATATATCCAAGTAaacttgctataatcatcaatgaagctaacataatatttctttcttccaaaagaatctcttgcatgaccccatacatcactaaatataagctctaaaggagcatgagaAACACTACTAGACTTCAGATAGGGAAGTTGGTGACTCTTGGCACATTGACAAGCTTCACAAACGAACTCGCTATTTTCTCTACTTGACAATGGAAGATTGTCTTTATTAACTACTTGCTCAACTATAACAGAAGACAgatgtcctaatctttgatgccatcTTGCCAAGGAGGGCTTGATGACAGAGTAGACTTGATGATGATGCTTGCGACTAAAAAACCTTGATGTAATGGGATAGAGACCACCGATGCATCTACCGTGATGAAGAAGTTCCCTCGTTGCCCGTTCCTTGATGAAAAAAAATTGGAtgagtttcaaagaagacattaTTATCAGCTGATAAACGAGACATAGATGCAAGATTTTTGTTAGCTTGAGGAACATGAAGGacatcttcaagaacaagatcatgtTTAGAGGTAGGGGAATTAATGAAAGCACGACCAATATGATGTATGTCCATACCTCCACCGGTTGCAGCAGTATTCACTTGATCGTTGACGTAGTATCTTTCACGAGTTGCAAGCTTTTCAAGCTCCCCCGTGATGTGATCGGTTGCTCCAGAGTCAGCGCACCACATGGTCTCTCCTTCTCCTGCTTGTTCTCTCAAGGCAACAAGGACATGGCGCTCTTCAGGCACATGGTCCTCATCGTACCTATGCCAACACTCAAGCACTtcatgaccaggtttcttgcagaGCTGGCATCGGGGTCGAGGCCGTCCACCAGATCGGCCGCCATTGTTGTTGTTGAAGGGGCATACACCATTGTTGTTGTTGGAGCGTCCACgtctgttgttgctgttgctgcctCGGCCCCGCCCTTGTTGGCCTTGGTGACCATGACCTCGGCCACCATAGCCATGGCCACGAGTCAAGGCTTTTACCGAAGATTGACGTAGATTTCCTTGTTGCAGCAATTGATGCGGGCTTCAAAACTAAGAAGCTGGTTGTAGAGCTCGACGATGGTGACAGGCTCGACGCGGGCAGAGAGGGCCGAGACAACCGAGTTATACTCCATGTCCAGGCCCTTCAGAACGAAGGAGACGATCTCACCATCGCCGAGCGGAGATCCGGTGCAGGCGATCTTGTCCGTCAGGGCTTTGATCTTGGCGAGGTACTCTGGCATCCCCATGTTGCCCTTCTGAAGATTAGCAAGGGCGATACGAGTATTGACGAGCTGCGACTGTGTTTGCGCAGCGAAGAATGCGTGGATGGCGCTCCACACCTCGGTCGGCGTCTGGAGAGTTACGACCTATGGAAGAACCTCACGTGATAGAGATCCCATAAGGTAACCTTGTACATGTTGCCGCTGGGCGTACCAGATCGTCCTGGCATAGTTGAAGACCTGCTCTTCCTTCCCATccttggtgatggtgatggtggcagggggcgccttGTTTGCGACATCCAGGAAGTGCTCCATCTAGGCCCCCTTGATCTGGGGGTATCACGATGGCTTTCCAGAGAAGAAAATTCGTCCTCGTTAGCTTCTCTAACGGAGGCAACCCGAGGGAGCTAGCGCCGTTgctggaggtggaagaagatgCGTAGGAGGAACCGGTGAACTGGGTAGTCAGGGCGCTCATGGTGGATGTGGTGAGGGTGGAGACGGTAGAGGCGGCGATGGATGCATCGGTTCCTGCCGTGGCTTTGATCTACATCGAATACAACAGCTAGGTTGGTTTCCTCTCGGGCTAATGGCTTTCTCTTAGGTTGCTAGATGCGATGAGGATAGGCTCTGATGATCATGTAAAGATTGGAGGAAGCGTTGAACTCTTTGATCTCGGACCGCTGTATACATTGAGAGATTAACGTGGGATACAAGTTTGGGAGGTCGCTAGGACTCTTCAGAATTACACGAGAGAGATAGAAGATTACACGAGAGGGAGAAGAGATAGAAGTTTGAATACAACACATATATCTCTATCTATATATCTAACACACTGTACAAAAAGGTTTTGAGTCCCATCAAGTGGTTTGCTTAGTAGGCAATACAAAAGGGGTTTTGAGACccaattattttttcttttttaagATTAAAAAAACTACGTACTCGCTCCGTGAAAGAATATAAACGCTAGTTTGTATTTCTTTAGGGAGGGAGTATCATTTAGTACAACATTTTACTTTCTTGAGCCTCAGTTACATCACAAAGCCGATTTGCCCCCATCGAAATAACATCTGGATGatgtcagaaaaataaaaaatcgaAATAGCATCTGGAGCGCCGCTCCCTGCCTCCGCACCTCCAGTCCAGCGAAACGGCGGCCGGCGATCGAGGCGCGGCTTCCTTTCCTGGCGCACGGCCATCCCCCCATCCGCTCTCCACTCCGGGAACGGCACAGGTAGCGATCCCTATCGCTCCTTGTTTCCTCCTATGCATGGCGGAACTTGTTCTTGTGTCGGGAGAAGTGGAAAATGACGGCTAGATGCTGGAGGTCAGCGGCGATGAGGGGGCGGAGATGCGGTGAGCCGCGCGGCGTGGGATTTGGGATGGTGAAGGCCTAGTTTTTTTCCCTTCTCTCTAGACCATAAGACCCATCTTGCGTGGATCGCTTTACAATGGAACCCCGACTAGAATATCCTTCTTCTGCAATATATCTCAGGCTTCTCAGCTGACCCCAATCTTTCTGGCTCATCATACGATGGCAGGAATGCCCTCCGATTCCCATGTATCTCGGTGCAATTCCCATGGAGTAGTTTATATTTAAAGAAAATTTGGGGCTTCAGCCGAACCCACATCCACATGCCCCTCAAGCCATTCCCCCATTGTTCGTTTGAGCTGGCACCACGGGATTTTGTTTTTTGTTCCCGGGACTATGTCAGGTGTCGATGCATCTATTTCCTAATTGCAGGCATTTCAGATGTTAGGATACTGTGCTAGGCTACTAAGGTACTAGCTGTCTTTATCATGTTAAAGAAGAACATGGAAGGTGGCCTGACAGCACACTTTTAAGTTCAATTACTACTATGATCCATTCACAATTATCTTTCATATAGTATGGCTGTTCGATTGATGACAACTTATTTTGTTTGATAAGTTTGTGTTAGAATCGGATCGAACACTTACTGCAACTTGCAAACAAACCTTGTAGTTGACATGTCCAAGGACAAACCCTTGATAGATTCAGATAAGAAAAATCTAGGGTGCGATGGTGTACTCTCATCGGCTTCAATGTGTTTTCATTGCATCACGTTAGGCTAAAACTAGTCATGTAATCTTTCTTCTTCCTGTGAACTGTGGCCATTTTTAGTGGCAGGAAACAATCTGAATCAAGGCAAGGATTTTTGTCGTGATGTCCTTCCTGAGACTGTTACCTCAAAGGTTGCCCCAGTTTGTTAGGTACTTGCATCCCACCTTTAAAATTTGAGCAAGTTTGTGCTATATCGCAAATATCCCAGATTATCGTGGAATGTCATATCTGTTTTAATTTGATTTCTTGATGATCATGCACAGTCAGGTGGAGCGAGATGTTGAGACTGTAATCAATGTTCTGCAGCCAGGTCCAACAGGAATCGTGGAGCATAAATTCACTGATGCAGAGATCCGCGAGGCGAAAGGCACAGTAAGGAGCGCAGTCCAGAACTGGTGAAGGAACTGGAATTTGGAGAGAAATCTTGCCACTGGTTCTTTTGGTAAATCGAAGTAACTCTCTGCATCATGACTTGGTGCAGCACCAACACTGAAAATG encodes the following:
- the LOC123106864 gene encoding uncharacterized protein, which codes for MSFLRLLPQRLPQFVSQVERDVETVINVLQPGPTGIVEHKFTDAEIREAKGTVRSAVQNW